Proteins encoded together in one Rhizobium bangladeshense window:
- a CDS encoding aldehyde dehydrogenase family protein: MAMIQCISPVDGSVYAERPALSLDAAKDVVARARKAQKAWARRPLEERVQLVLKGVARLNEMSDVVVPELAWQMGRPVKYGGEYRGFNERSNYVASIAADALAPLVVEESDRFERRIEREAHGVVFVVAPWNYPYMTAINTIAPALMAGNTVVLKHASQTLLVGERLVQAFVEAGVPDDVFQNVFLDHETTSALIAAGSFNFVNFTGSVEGGRSMERAAAGTFTGLGLELGGKDPGYVMEDADLDAAVDTLMDGATYNSGQCCCGIERVYVHESLYDAFVEKSVAWVSNYKLGNPLDPETSLGPMANKRFAKVVREQIADAVSKGAKALVDPKLFPQDDGGAYLAPQVLVDVDHSMAFMREETFGPAVGIMKVKSDEEALALMNDSQYGLTASLWTKDVERAARLGRDIETGTVFMNRADYLDPALCWTGVKETGRGGSLSIIGFQNLTRPKSFHLKKVTA, from the coding sequence ATGGCAATGATCCAATGCATTTCACCGGTCGACGGATCGGTTTACGCGGAGCGTCCGGCGCTTTCGCTCGATGCCGCCAAGGATGTGGTGGCGCGCGCCCGCAAGGCGCAGAAGGCCTGGGCGAGGCGGCCGCTTGAAGAGCGCGTTCAGCTCGTGCTGAAAGGAGTTGCGCGGCTGAACGAGATGTCGGACGTCGTCGTGCCGGAGCTTGCCTGGCAGATGGGGCGGCCGGTGAAGTACGGCGGCGAATACAGGGGCTTCAACGAGCGCTCCAACTATGTCGCCTCGATCGCGGCTGACGCGCTCGCCCCGCTGGTCGTCGAAGAAAGCGACCGTTTCGAACGCCGCATCGAGCGCGAAGCGCATGGCGTCGTCTTCGTTGTCGCGCCGTGGAACTATCCCTATATGACGGCGATCAATACGATCGCGCCGGCGCTGATGGCCGGCAATACGGTCGTTCTGAAACACGCCTCGCAGACCTTGCTCGTCGGCGAACGGCTGGTACAGGCCTTCGTCGAGGCGGGTGTTCCGGACGACGTATTCCAGAACGTCTTTCTCGATCATGAAACGACGTCGGCACTAATTGCTGCCGGCAGCTTCAACTTCGTCAATTTCACCGGATCGGTCGAAGGCGGTCGCTCGATGGAGCGGGCCGCCGCCGGCACCTTCACCGGCCTCGGCCTCGAGCTCGGCGGCAAGGATCCGGGTTACGTCATGGAAGACGCCGATCTCGATGCGGCCGTCGACACGCTGATGGATGGCGCCACCTATAATTCCGGCCAGTGCTGCTGCGGCATCGAGCGCGTCTACGTGCATGAATCGCTCTACGACGCCTTCGTCGAGAAATCGGTTGCCTGGGTGTCGAACTACAAGCTTGGCAATCCGCTCGATCCCGAGACGTCGCTTGGGCCGATGGCGAACAAGCGTTTCGCCAAGGTGGTGCGCGAGCAGATCGCCGATGCGGTTTCCAAGGGCGCCAAGGCGCTTGTCGATCCCAAGCTTTTCCCTCAGGACGATGGCGGCGCCTATCTCGCACCGCAGGTCCTCGTCGATGTCGATCATTCCATGGCCTTCATGCGTGAAGAGACCTTCGGTCCGGCAGTCGGCATCATGAAGGTGAAGAGCGACGAGGAGGCTCTCGCTTTGATGAACGACAGCCAGTACGGGCTGACGGCCTCGCTCTGGACCAAGGATGTCGAGCGGGCTGCGCGTCTCGGCCGCGACATCGAAACCGGCACCGTTTTCATGAACCGAGCGGACTATCTCGATCCGGCGCTCTGCTGGACCGGCGTCAAGGAGACCGGCCGCGGCGGCTCGCTGTCGATCATCGGCTTCCAGAATCTGACGCGTCCGAAATCCTTCCACCTGAAGAAAGTGACAGCATGA
- a CDS encoding glutamine synthetase family protein: protein MSSSYTIDDLRKDVAEGRIDTVLACQVDMQGRLMGKRFQAEYFVESAWKETHSCNYLQATDIEMETVSGYKATSWEKGYGDYTMKPDLSTLRRIPWLEGTALVLCDVLDHHTHEEVAHSPRAILKKQVKRLEDMGMKAYMASELEFFLFDQSYEAAHASGYRNLKLASAYNEDYHIFQTTKEEEVMRAIRTGLQGAGIPVENSKGEASAGQEEINVRYADALAMADRHAIIKNGCKEIAWSKGKAITFLAKWNYNAAGSSSHIHQSLWSLEEKPLFFDHTGKYGMSPLMHNYVAGLLAHASEITYFLAPYINSYKRFMAGTFAPTKAIWSKDNRTAGYRLCGEETKGIRIECRVGGSDLNPYLAFAALLAAGIDGIENKMELEAPFVGDAYGGKDIREIPRTLRSAAIAMTESAMLRKAFGDEVIDHYTRAAEWEQEEYDRRITDWEVARGFERA, encoded by the coding sequence ATGAGCAGCAGCTATACAATCGACGATCTCAGGAAGGATGTTGCCGAAGGGCGCATCGATACGGTTCTCGCCTGCCAGGTGGACATGCAGGGCCGGCTGATGGGCAAGCGCTTCCAGGCTGAATATTTCGTCGAAAGCGCCTGGAAGGAAACGCACAGCTGCAACTACCTGCAGGCGACTGACATAGAGATGGAAACCGTCTCCGGCTACAAGGCGACGAGCTGGGAGAAGGGATACGGCGACTATACGATGAAGCCGGATCTTTCGACACTGCGCCGCATCCCCTGGCTCGAGGGTACCGCGCTCGTGCTCTGCGACGTGCTCGACCATCACACCCATGAAGAGGTCGCCCATTCGCCACGCGCGATTCTGAAGAAGCAGGTGAAGCGTCTCGAAGACATGGGCATGAAGGCCTATATGGCCTCGGAGCTCGAATTCTTCCTGTTCGACCAGAGTTATGAGGCGGCGCATGCTTCGGGCTACCGCAATCTGAAGCTCGCCAGCGCCTATAACGAGGACTACCACATCTTCCAGACCACCAAGGAGGAAGAGGTGATGCGGGCGATCCGCACCGGCCTGCAGGGTGCCGGCATTCCGGTCGAAAACTCCAAGGGCGAGGCCTCGGCCGGACAGGAGGAGATCAACGTCCGCTACGCCGACGCGCTCGCCATGGCCGATCGGCATGCGATCATAAAGAATGGCTGCAAGGAGATCGCTTGGTCGAAGGGCAAAGCCATCACTTTCCTTGCCAAGTGGAACTACAATGCCGCTGGTAGCTCCTCTCATATCCACCAGTCGCTGTGGAGCCTTGAGGAAAAGCCGCTATTCTTCGACCATACCGGCAAATACGGCATGTCGCCGCTGATGCACAATTACGTTGCCGGACTTCTCGCCCATGCGAGCGAGATCACCTATTTCCTGGCGCCTTACATCAATTCCTACAAGCGCTTCATGGCTGGCACTTTTGCTCCGACCAAGGCGATCTGGAGCAAGGACAACCGTACCGCCGGCTATCGCCTTTGCGGCGAGGAGACGAAGGGCATCCGTATCGAATGCCGCGTCGGCGGCTCCGATCTCAATCCCTATCTCGCATTCGCAGCGCTGCTCGCCGCCGGTATCGACGGGATCGAGAACAAGATGGAGCTCGAGGCTCCCTTCGTCGGCGACGCCTATGGCGGCAAGGACATTCGTGAGATCCCGCGCACGCTGCGTTCGGCGGCGATTGCGATGACGGAATCGGCGATGCTGCGCAAAGCCTTCGGCGACGAGGTGATCGACCACTACACCCGCGCTGCCGAATGGGAGCAAGAGGAATACGACCGCCGCATCACCGATTGGGAAGTGGCGCGCGGTTTCGAAAGAGCTTAA
- a CDS encoding amino acid permease — MSDYTELDKKQDVHILHSMGYAQELERRMSSFSNFAISFSIICILSGGINSLGQATAGAGGAAIGIGWPLGCLISFIFALGLAQIGSAYPTAGGLYHWGSILGNRFTGWLSAWLNLLGLVTVLGAINVGTFYFFFGAFGPQFGIEDTLLHRVVFVAIITALQAGINHFGIGLTAKLTDFSGYLIFATAILLTIVCLAAAPSWDISRLFTFANYTGTEGASLVWPVTVSTGMAFLLGLLLPVYTITGYDASAHTSEETVKAAVSVPRGMVSSVLWSALFGYLMLCAFVLMIPNMDDAAKQGWNVFFWAMESQVNPTIKSILYVLIFVAQFLCGLATVTSVSRMIFAFSRDKGLPASSTLSKVSPSFRTPVAAIWTGAILAVLFVWFTSAITIAGTPAYSIVVSCTVIFLFLSFVVPIALGLVSIGTAKWPTMGPWNMGVGLYRVVAVLAILSMALIFYIGIQPPNDWALEITVGFLVLTAIVWFAFENRRFKGPPIGDAIAKRQAEIAAAEAAVGEA, encoded by the coding sequence ATGTCGGATTATACCGAATTGGACAAGAAGCAGGATGTTCACATCCTGCATTCCATGGGCTATGCCCAGGAACTCGAACGGCGAATGAGCTCGTTCTCGAATTTTGCAATCTCGTTTTCGATCATCTGCATTCTTTCCGGCGGCATCAATTCGCTCGGGCAGGCAACAGCCGGAGCTGGCGGAGCGGCGATTGGCATTGGCTGGCCGCTCGGCTGCCTCATTTCGTTCATCTTCGCATTAGGCCTCGCGCAGATCGGCTCCGCCTATCCGACAGCAGGGGGGCTCTATCACTGGGGCTCAATCCTCGGAAACCGCTTTACCGGCTGGCTGTCGGCTTGGCTCAACCTGCTCGGGCTCGTCACCGTGCTCGGCGCCATCAATGTCGGCACCTTTTATTTCTTCTTCGGTGCCTTCGGGCCGCAATTCGGTATTGAGGACACGCTTCTTCATCGTGTCGTGTTTGTGGCGATCATCACAGCGCTGCAGGCGGGGATCAACCATTTCGGCATCGGCCTGACCGCCAAGCTTACCGACTTCTCGGGATATCTGATCTTCGCAACGGCGATCCTCCTGACGATCGTCTGCCTTGCGGCCGCGCCGAGTTGGGATATTTCACGGCTCTTCACGTTCGCCAACTATACGGGCACCGAAGGTGCATCGCTGGTCTGGCCGGTGACCGTCTCCACCGGCATGGCATTCCTGCTCGGCTTGCTGTTGCCAGTCTATACGATCACCGGCTACGACGCCTCGGCGCATACGTCGGAGGAGACAGTGAAGGCCGCCGTTTCCGTGCCCCGTGGCATGGTTTCCTCAGTCCTCTGGTCGGCGCTCTTCGGCTATCTCATGTTGTGTGCTTTCGTGCTCATGATCCCGAACATGGACGACGCTGCAAAGCAGGGCTGGAACGTGTTCTTCTGGGCGATGGAGTCGCAGGTGAACCCGACGATCAAAAGCATTCTCTACGTGCTGATATTCGTCGCTCAGTTCCTGTGCGGGCTTGCGACCGTCACCTCGGTTTCGCGGATGATCTTCGCTTTCTCGCGTGACAAGGGTCTTCCGGCATCCTCGACCCTCTCCAAGGTCAGCCCGAGCTTCCGCACGCCGGTCGCGGCCATTTGGACGGGCGCCATCCTCGCCGTCCTCTTTGTCTGGTTTACCTCGGCGATAACCATTGCCGGGACGCCGGCCTATTCGATCGTGGTGTCGTGCACGGTCATCTTCCTGTTCCTGTCCTTCGTCGTGCCCATCGCTCTCGGCCTCGTTTCGATCGGAACGGCGAAATGGCCGACAATGGGGCCATGGAATATGGGAGTGGGGCTGTACAGGGTGGTTGCCGTCCTCGCTATCCTCTCAATGGCGCTGATCTTCTACATCGGCATTCAGCCGCCGAACGACTGGGCGCTTGAAATTACCGTCGGTTTCCTAGTGTTGACCGCTATCGTGTGGTTTGCATTCGAGAACCGCCGCTTCAAAGGTCCGCCGATCGGCGACGCCATTGCCAAGCGTCAGGCTGAGATCGCGGCCGCCGAGGCGGCTGTCGGCGAGGCCTGA
- a CDS encoding N-formylglutamate amidohydrolase produces MVLARPNILSEADGDCVGIERVDGRSPVMLICEHASNRLPAKFGDLGLSKEALSSHIAWDPGALSVARGISEGLDATLVYQRFSRLIYDCNRPPSSPGAMPETSEIYAIPGNKDLTFEERLARRDALYVPFHDAIRGLIRDRRAKGQDSVIVTMHSFTPVYHGRERLVELGILHDEDSWLADRMLDAAAKAPLYRTERNQPYGPEDGVTHTLILHGLSNGLRNVMIEVRNDLIADDVGQGVVADYIKGLLQQSLDA; encoded by the coding sequence TTGGTGCTGGCCCGGCCGAACATCCTCAGCGAAGCGGACGGCGATTGCGTCGGGATTGAGCGCGTTGATGGCCGGAGCCCCGTGATGCTCATCTGTGAGCATGCATCAAACAGGCTTCCTGCCAAGTTCGGCGATCTCGGCCTTTCCAAAGAAGCGCTGTCGAGCCACATCGCCTGGGATCCCGGCGCTCTCTCGGTCGCCCGCGGCATATCAGAAGGCCTCGATGCGACACTCGTATACCAGCGGTTTTCCCGGCTGATCTACGACTGCAACCGGCCGCCGAGCTCTCCGGGGGCCATGCCTGAAACAAGTGAGATCTATGCCATTCCCGGCAACAAGGATTTGACTTTCGAAGAACGTCTTGCGCGCAGAGACGCGCTCTACGTGCCCTTTCATGACGCCATTCGCGGGCTGATCCGCGATCGCCGGGCAAAGGGACAGGACAGCGTCATCGTGACGATGCACAGTTTCACGCCGGTCTATCACGGGCGTGAACGGCTGGTCGAACTCGGCATATTGCATGACGAGGATAGCTGGCTCGCCGATCGGATGCTTGATGCTGCGGCCAAAGCGCCGCTTTATAGAACCGAACGCAATCAGCCCTACGGGCCTGAGGACGGCGTGACCCACACGCTGATCCTGCACGGGCTTTCGAACGGCTTGCGCAACGTGATGATCGAGGTCCGCAATGACCTCATCGCAGACGATGTCGGCCAAGGGGTCGTGGCCGATTATATAAAAGGGCTGCTCCAGCAGAGCCTAGACGCCTGA
- a CDS encoding MurR/RpiR family transcriptional regulator produces MTTASKTVSDVIHSHLSVLTRAEKQLAESLLDNYPVSGLGSITTIAENAGVSTPTVVRMVQKLGFKGYPDFQARLHQEVEATISNPIAKHDRWAQNAPGTHILNRFADAIMGNLRQTLTDLDTATFDSVASLLSDRKRGLYFVGGRITGALAEYFFTHMQVIRPATTLLSSNSSSWPQYALNMNAGDILIIFDIRRYEQEMVSLATAARKRGAEIVLFTDQWGSPAAKLARHAFRVRIEAPSAWDSSVVTLFIVEALIEAVQNSTWDETKERMKTLEGLFEQTKLFRKLG; encoded by the coding sequence GTGACAACTGCGTCGAAGACGGTTTCGGACGTCATACACTCGCATCTGAGCGTGTTGACACGTGCCGAAAAGCAGTTGGCGGAAAGCCTGCTCGACAATTATCCGGTTTCCGGCCTTGGCAGCATCACCACCATCGCGGAGAATGCTGGCGTCTCCACGCCGACTGTCGTGCGGATGGTGCAGAAGCTGGGCTTCAAGGGTTATCCGGATTTTCAGGCGCGCCTGCATCAGGAGGTCGAGGCAACGATCTCCAACCCGATCGCCAAGCATGACCGCTGGGCGCAAAATGCGCCGGGCACCCATATCCTCAACCGCTTTGCCGATGCCATCATGGGCAATCTACGCCAGACGCTGACCGATCTCGACACCGCCACTTTCGACAGCGTCGCCTCGCTGTTGTCCGACCGCAAGCGCGGCCTTTATTTCGTCGGCGGCCGCATAACCGGAGCGCTGGCCGAGTACTTCTTCACTCACATGCAGGTCATCCGGCCGGCAACGACGCTGCTGTCGTCCAATTCCAGCAGTTGGCCGCAATATGCCCTCAACATGAATGCCGGCGACATCCTTATCATCTTCGACATCCGACGTTACGAACAGGAAATGGTGAGCCTTGCCACCGCCGCCCGCAAGCGCGGGGCCGAAATCGTCCTATTCACCGACCAATGGGGCTCGCCTGCCGCCAAACTCGCGCGGCACGCTTTCCGGGTCCGCATCGAAGCGCCTTCGGCCTGGGATTCGTCGGTCGTCACCCTTTTCATCGTCGAGGCTCTGATCGAAGCCGTTCAGAACTCCACCTGGGACGAGACGAAGGAACGCATGAAGACGCTGGAAGGGCTATTCGAGCAGACCAAGCTTTTCCGCAAACTCGGTTAG
- a CDS encoding ABC transporter substrate-binding protein: MISNISRLLSLSTAMIVASTAIAAAEPSAELIAAAKKEGTLTTIALPHSWCGYGDVIAGFKAKYGIEVNELNPDASSGDEIEAIKANKGNTGPQAPDVIDVGLSFGPSAKKDGLIQPYKVSTWDSIPDSAKDAEGYWYGDYYGVLSFLVNKDLVKESPADWADLKKSDYANSVALAGDPRSANQAVQGVYAAGLSASGGDAAKAGEEGLKFFAELNKTGNFVPVVGKAAPFAQGSTPIIIAWDYNALSWGESLKGNPPFEVVVPKTGVVAGVYVQAISAFAPHPNAAKLWMEYLYSDEGQLGWLKGYCHPIRFNDLAKNNKIPKELLDKLPPAEAYEKAVFPTLEEQAAGKETITKNWDSVVGANVQ; this comes from the coding sequence GTGATCTCTAACATTTCTCGACTTCTGTCGCTTTCTACTGCGATGATCGTGGCTTCGACCGCGATTGCCGCCGCAGAACCGAGCGCAGAACTTATCGCCGCCGCCAAGAAGGAAGGCACGTTGACCACCATCGCTCTTCCGCACAGCTGGTGCGGCTATGGCGATGTCATCGCCGGCTTCAAGGCGAAGTACGGTATCGAAGTCAACGAGTTGAATCCGGATGCCAGCTCGGGTGACGAAATCGAAGCCATCAAGGCCAACAAGGGCAACACCGGCCCGCAGGCCCCCGATGTCATCGACGTCGGCCTCTCCTTCGGCCCGTCCGCCAAGAAAGATGGCCTGATCCAGCCTTACAAGGTTTCTACCTGGGATTCGATCCCCGATAGCGCCAAGGATGCCGAAGGCTACTGGTACGGCGACTATTACGGCGTTCTCTCGTTCCTCGTGAACAAGGATCTGGTCAAGGAATCGCCGGCAGATTGGGCCGATCTCAAGAAGAGCGACTATGCGAACAGCGTAGCACTCGCAGGCGATCCGCGCAGCGCCAACCAGGCTGTTCAGGGCGTTTATGCGGCTGGTCTTTCCGCATCCGGCGGTGACGCTGCCAAGGCAGGCGAAGAGGGCCTGAAGTTCTTTGCCGAGCTGAACAAGACCGGCAACTTCGTGCCTGTCGTCGGCAAGGCTGCCCCCTTCGCACAAGGCTCCACGCCGATCATCATCGCCTGGGACTACAATGCGCTTTCCTGGGGTGAAAGCCTGAAGGGCAATCCTCCTTTCGAAGTCGTCGTTCCGAAGACGGGCGTCGTCGCCGGCGTCTACGTGCAGGCCATTTCGGCTTTCGCTCCGCACCCGAACGCCGCCAAGCTCTGGATGGAATATCTCTATTCCGACGAAGGTCAGCTCGGCTGGCTGAAGGGTTATTGCCACCCGATCCGCTTCAACGATCTTGCCAAAAACAACAAGATCCCGAAGGAACTGCTCGACAAGCTGCCGCCGGCAGAGGCCTATGAAAAGGCCGTCTTCCCGACGCTCGAAGAGCAGGCCGCCGGCAAGGAGACCATCACCAAGAACTGGGATAGCGTCGTCGGCGCCAACGTTCAGTAA
- a CDS encoding ABC transporter permease: MSTVSTPMVSSAPLISKDRVIDWLGITPFIIFSLLFLIIPTLYLVVGAFLTPDGNFTLKNIGDLFTPSIMSAYWISIRVSVASALGGALIGFFLAWAVVLGGLPASVRSALLTFSGVASNFAGVPLAFAFLATLGRTGLVTVFLREWFGFNLYGTGFNLLSFFGLTITYMYFQIPLMVLILTPALDGMKKEWREASQILGATNRQYWTMVALPILWPSLLGTTLLLFANAFGAIATAFALTGSSLNIVPILLYAQIRGDVLHNPNLGYAIALGMIVITGVSNILYLMLRMRAERWQK; this comes from the coding sequence ATGAGTACCGTTTCAACGCCGATGGTGAGCAGCGCTCCCTTGATCAGCAAAGACCGCGTGATCGACTGGCTGGGCATTACACCCTTCATTATTTTTTCGCTGCTGTTCCTGATCATCCCCACGCTCTATCTCGTAGTGGGCGCATTCCTGACGCCGGACGGCAATTTTACGCTGAAGAATATCGGGGATCTCTTTACTCCATCGATCATGAGCGCTTACTGGATCAGTATCCGCGTCTCGGTGGCGTCGGCACTAGGCGGCGCGCTGATCGGTTTCTTCCTTGCCTGGGCTGTCGTGCTCGGCGGCCTGCCCGCCTCGGTGCGTTCTGCGCTTCTCACCTTCTCCGGCGTTGCCTCGAATTTTGCAGGCGTGCCGCTCGCCTTCGCGTTCCTCGCCACGCTTGGCCGCACGGGCCTCGTGACGGTTTTCCTGCGGGAATGGTTCGGCTTCAATCTCTACGGCACAGGCTTCAACCTGCTGTCCTTCTTCGGCCTTACGATCACTTACATGTATTTCCAGATCCCGCTGATGGTGCTGATCCTGACGCCGGCGCTTGATGGCATGAAGAAAGAATGGCGCGAAGCCTCGCAGATCCTCGGCGCTACCAATCGCCAATATTGGACGATGGTTGCCTTGCCGATCCTTTGGCCGAGCCTGCTCGGTACGACGCTGCTGCTCTTCGCCAACGCCTTCGGCGCTATCGCCACCGCCTTTGCGCTGACCGGCAGCTCGCTGAACATCGTACCGATCCTGCTCTACGCGCAGATCCGCGGCGACGTTCTGCACAATCCCAACCTCGGTTACGCCATCGCCCTCGGCATGATCGTCATCACAGGCGTGTCCAACATCCTTTACCTCATGCTGCGCATGCGCGCCGAGAGGTGGCAAAAATGA
- a CDS encoding ABC transporter permease: protein MKTQRLGAWIAIILGASYFIIPLIGTIEFSLRMRRGEYSLDAYTSVFSDIQFRETFGYSMLMALLTIVFGMLLVVPTAYWVRLRLPQMRPVVEFITLMPLVIPAIVIVFGYLRMYNSSSYLPLTGSTTGTNALLVFSYITLSLPYMYRAVDTAMRAIDVRTLTEAAESLGARWTTIMFRCIFPNVMSGVLSGAFITLAIVMGEFTFAALLNRPAFGPYLQLVGANKAYEPSALAVIAFSITWLSMGLLNLVSRFGKARPAKA, encoded by the coding sequence ATGAAAACCCAACGCTTGGGAGCCTGGATCGCCATCATTCTCGGCGCATCCTATTTCATCATCCCGCTGATCGGCACCATCGAGTTTTCGCTGCGCATGCGCCGCGGTGAATACAGCCTGGATGCCTATACATCAGTCTTCTCGGATATTCAGTTCCGCGAAACCTTCGGCTACTCCATGCTCATGGCGCTTCTGACCATCGTCTTCGGCATGCTGCTCGTGGTGCCGACGGCCTATTGGGTGCGGCTGCGCCTGCCGCAGATGCGTCCAGTCGTCGAATTCATCACGCTGATGCCGCTCGTCATTCCGGCAATCGTCATCGTCTTCGGCTACCTCAGAATGTATAATTCCTCGTCCTATCTGCCGCTGACGGGTTCGACGACCGGGACCAACGCCCTGCTGGTCTTCTCCTACATCACGCTGTCACTGCCCTATATGTACCGCGCCGTCGATACCGCCATGCGCGCCATCGATGTTCGCACACTGACGGAGGCGGCCGAAAGCCTCGGCGCCCGCTGGACGACCATCATGTTCCGCTGCATCTTCCCGAACGTGATGAGCGGTGTGCTGTCAGGCGCCTTCATTACGCTCGCGATCGTAATGGGCGAATTCACCTTCGCCGCCCTGCTCAACCGCCCGGCCTTCGGCCCGTATTTGCAGCTCGTCGGCGCGAACAAGGCTTACGAGCCTTCGGCGCTCGCGGTCATTGCTTTCTCGATCACTTGGCTCAGCATGGGCCTGCTCAACCTCGTTTCCCGCTTCGGCAAAGCTCGCCCGGCAAAGGCTTAA
- a CDS encoding ABC transporter ATP-binding protein: protein MSFLTLNNIQKSFGPVQVVKNFNMNIEKGEFISFLGPSGCGKTTVLRMIAGFETPTGGTLTINGKDQSALKPNQRNIGMVFQAYALFPNMSVRDNVAFGLKVAGAPKPEIDARVKEMLGLIKLDHLADRYPYQLSGGQQQRVALARALAVKPQVLLLDEPLSALDAKIRVSLREEIRQIQQQLGITTVFVTHDQEEALSISDRIVVMNAGKADQIGSPFEIYNKPATRFVASFVGTLNLIEAKVIDPDINLIQIGDQKITLKQSVAAHKAGETISLALRPEAGSLSDTARSDTALTGQVVSAHFLGSVIRTRMNVGGNVISFDMFNSPGVTPPQAGETVTLRFMAADLLIIRD, encoded by the coding sequence ATGTCCTTTCTCACACTGAACAACATTCAGAAATCCTTCGGCCCGGTTCAGGTCGTCAAGAACTTCAACATGAACATCGAGAAGGGCGAATTCATCTCCTTCCTCGGACCGTCCGGCTGCGGCAAGACGACCGTCCTGCGCATGATCGCTGGCTTCGAAACCCCGACCGGCGGCACGCTGACGATCAACGGCAAGGACCAGAGCGCGCTGAAGCCGAACCAGCGCAATATCGGCATGGTCTTCCAAGCTTATGCTCTCTTCCCTAACATGTCCGTGCGCGACAATGTCGCCTTCGGCCTCAAGGTCGCCGGCGCGCCGAAGCCCGAAATCGACGCCCGCGTCAAGGAAATGCTAGGCCTGATCAAGCTCGATCATCTGGCCGACCGATACCCCTATCAGTTGTCGGGCGGCCAGCAGCAGCGCGTCGCGCTTGCCCGTGCGCTCGCCGTAAAACCGCAGGTGCTCTTGCTCGATGAACCGCTCTCTGCGCTCGATGCCAAGATCCGCGTGTCGTTGCGCGAGGAAATCCGCCAGATCCAACAACAGCTCGGCATCACCACGGTTTTCGTCACCCACGATCAGGAAGAAGCCCTGTCGATCTCCGATCGCATTGTCGTCATGAACGCCGGCAAGGCGGATCAGATCGGCTCGCCCTTCGAGATCTACAACAAACCGGCCACGCGCTTCGTCGCCTCCTTCGTCGGCACGCTGAACCTGATCGAAGCCAAGGTCATCGATCCCGACATCAACCTCATCCAGATCGGCGATCAGAAGATCACACTGAAGCAGTCGGTCGCAGCCCACAAGGCCGGAGAAACCATCTCGCTGGCGCTGCGCCCGGAAGCAGGCTCTCTCTCCGACACCGCCAGAAGCGACACCGCCTTGACTGGTCAGGTCGTGTCCGCCCACTTCCTCGGCTCGGTCATCCGCACCCGCATGAATGTTGGCGGCAACGTCATCTCCTTCGACATGTTCAACAGCCCCGGCGTCACCCCGCCGCAGGCCGGAGAAACCGTGACGCTCCGTTTCATGGCAGCCGACCTGCTGATCATCCGCGATTGA
- a CDS encoding NIPSNAP family protein codes for MITCHLRYVIDPYKLAEFEEYARLWIPIVNRMGGTHHGYFLPSEGANNIAVALFSFPSFAAYEDYRTSMASDPECEAAFELDKRNRSIISYERSFMRPVLG; via the coding sequence ATGATTACCTGCCACCTACGCTATGTGATCGATCCGTACAAGCTCGCGGAATTCGAGGAATATGCTCGTCTCTGGATTCCGATCGTCAACAGGATGGGTGGTACCCATCATGGTTATTTTCTGCCGTCAGAGGGTGCCAACAACATTGCCGTTGCGTTGTTTTCCTTCCCAAGCTTTGCCGCTTACGAAGACTATCGCACGAGCATGGCCAGCGATCCGGAATGTGAGGCCGCTTTCGAACTCGACAAACGCAACCGCAGTATCATCAGCTATGAACGGAGCTTCATGCGGCCCGTGCTCGGTTGA